Proteins from one Nicotiana tabacum cultivar K326 chromosome 23, ASM71507v2, whole genome shotgun sequence genomic window:
- the LOC107825245 gene encoding signal peptide peptidase-like 4 isoform X1, with protein sequence MGFKGGVFFCCFCLIFAVFLLSSSFVIGGDIVHHDDVAPKRPGCNNNFVLVKIPTWVHGNEVTEFVGIGARFGPTLESKEKRANQTRLAFADPTDCCSNPKNKLTGESILVHRGNCSFTRKAKVAEAAGASAIIIINNQTELFKMVCEPDEPDVDIGIPAVMLPQDAGTSLIEFLRNSSAVSVQLYSPKRPTVDVAEVFLWLMAVATILCASYWSAWSAREAAIEQDKFLKDGSDDYGGKEVTHSGGVLDISTASALLFVVVASCFLIMLYKLMSFWFIEVLVVLFCIGGVEGLQTCLVALLSCFRWFEHAHESVIKVPLLGPVSYLSLAISPFCLAFAVMWAVFRRVSFAWIGQDILGIVLIITVLQIIRVPNLKVGTVLLTCAFFYDIFWVFVSKWLFHKSVMIEVARGDNSGEDGIPMLLKIPRMFDPWGGYSIIGFGDIILPGLVVAFSLRYDWLCNKSLRAGYFLWTMIAYGLGLFVTYVALNLMDGHGQPALLYIVPCTLGTFLMLGKKRGELKHLWTRGEPDRPCPHIRLQPAE encoded by the exons ATGGGGTTTAAAGGAGGAGTTTTTTTCTGCTGTTTTTGCTTAATTTTTGCTGTATTTTTGCTGAGTTCTTCATTCGTCATTGGAGGTGATATAGTTCATCATGATGATGTTGCTCCAAAGAGGCCTGGTTGTAACAACAATTTTGTGCTG GTAAAAATTCCAACATGGGTTCATGGGAATGAAGTAACTGAGTTTGTTGGCATTGGGGCTCGATTTGGCCCCACATTGGAATCAAAGGAGAAGCGTGCTAATCAGACGAGGCTTGCCTTTGCAGACCCAACGGATTGTTGTAGCAATCCTAAGAATAAG CTCACTGGTGAGTCCATCCTGGTGCACCGAGGTAATTGCAGTTTCACCAGAAAAGCAAAAGTTGCAGAGGCTGCTGGCGCTTCAGCGATCATCATTATAAACAACCAGACAG aGCTCTTCAAGATGGTTTGTGAGCCCGATGAACCTGATGTGGACATTGGTATCCCTGCCGTGATGCTCCCACAAGATGCAGGTACAAGCCTGATAGAGTTTCTCAGGAACAGCTCTGCAG TTTCGGTGCAGCTGTACTCTCCGAAACGTCCAACGGTTGATGTTGCTGAAGTGTTTTTATGGCTTATGGCGGTTGCTACCATATTATGTGCTTCTTATTGGTCTGCATGGAGTGCCAGAGAAGCAGCAATTGAGCAGGACAAGTTCTTAAAA GATGGCTCAGATGATTATGGTGGCAAGGAGGTGACTCATTCCGGTGGTGTATTGGACATCAGCACAGCATCGGCACTTCTGTTCGTAGTGGTCGCATCTTGCTTCTTGATTATGCTTTACAAGTTGATGTCCTTCTGGTTTATTGAGGTTCTGGTGGTCCTATTTTGCATCGGTGGCGTTGAG GGTCTACAAACCTGTTTGGTGGCCTTGTTATCATG TTTCAGATGGTTTGAACATGCTCATGAATCGGTTATTAAAGTTCCACTTCTGGGGCCTGTTTCATATCTTTCGCTGGCAATTTCTCCATTCTGCTTAGCTTTCGCTGTTATGTGGGCGGTTTTCCGCCGTGTCTCCTTTGCTTGGATAGGTCAAGACATACTT GGTATTGTGTTGATCATTACCGTTCTTCAGATCATACGAGTTCCCAATCTCAAG GTGGGAACAGTTCTTCTCACTTGTGCATTCTTCTATGACATTTTTTGGGTATTTGTTTCCAAATGGTTGTTCCACAAGAGTGTTATGATAGAG GTTGCACGTGGTGATAATAGCGGAGAAGATGGAATTCCCATGTTACTGAAAATCCCACGAATGTTTGATCCTTGGGGTGGCTACAGCATCATTGGGTTTGGCGACATAATTTTACCAGGATTAGTAGTAGCATTTTCATTAAG GTATGACTGGCTTTGTAATAAGAGTCTTCGAGCTGGTTATTTCCTGTGGACTATGATTGCTTACGGTTTAG gtttatttgtaaCATATGTGGCTCTGAACTTGATGGATGGGCATGGTCAACCTGCTTTGCTATATATAGTTCCTTGCACATTAG GCACGTTTTTGATGTTGGGAAAGAAAAGAGGTGAGTTGAAGCATCTATGGACAAGAGGAGAACCAGATAGGCCTTGCCCTCATATCCGACTTCAACCGGCAGAGTAA
- the LOC107825245 gene encoding signal peptide peptidase-like 4 isoform X2, whose amino-acid sequence MVCEPDEPDVDIGIPAVMLPQDAGTSLIEFLRNSSAVSVQLYSPKRPTVDVAEVFLWLMAVATILCASYWSAWSAREAAIEQDKFLKDGSDDYGGKEVTHSGGVLDISTASALLFVVVASCFLIMLYKLMSFWFIEVLVVLFCIGGVEGLQTCLVALLSCFRWFEHAHESVIKVPLLGPVSYLSLAISPFCLAFAVMWAVFRRVSFAWIGQDILGIVLIITVLQIIRVPNLKVGTVLLTCAFFYDIFWVFVSKWLFHKSVMIEVARGDNSGEDGIPMLLKIPRMFDPWGGYSIIGFGDIILPGLVVAFSLRYDWLCNKSLRAGYFLWTMIAYGLGLFVTYVALNLMDGHGQPALLYIVPCTLGTFLMLGKKRGELKHLWTRGEPDRPCPHIRLQPAE is encoded by the exons ATGGTTTGTGAGCCCGATGAACCTGATGTGGACATTGGTATCCCTGCCGTGATGCTCCCACAAGATGCAGGTACAAGCCTGATAGAGTTTCTCAGGAACAGCTCTGCAG TTTCGGTGCAGCTGTACTCTCCGAAACGTCCAACGGTTGATGTTGCTGAAGTGTTTTTATGGCTTATGGCGGTTGCTACCATATTATGTGCTTCTTATTGGTCTGCATGGAGTGCCAGAGAAGCAGCAATTGAGCAGGACAAGTTCTTAAAA GATGGCTCAGATGATTATGGTGGCAAGGAGGTGACTCATTCCGGTGGTGTATTGGACATCAGCACAGCATCGGCACTTCTGTTCGTAGTGGTCGCATCTTGCTTCTTGATTATGCTTTACAAGTTGATGTCCTTCTGGTTTATTGAGGTTCTGGTGGTCCTATTTTGCATCGGTGGCGTTGAG GGTCTACAAACCTGTTTGGTGGCCTTGTTATCATG TTTCAGATGGTTTGAACATGCTCATGAATCGGTTATTAAAGTTCCACTTCTGGGGCCTGTTTCATATCTTTCGCTGGCAATTTCTCCATTCTGCTTAGCTTTCGCTGTTATGTGGGCGGTTTTCCGCCGTGTCTCCTTTGCTTGGATAGGTCAAGACATACTT GGTATTGTGTTGATCATTACCGTTCTTCAGATCATACGAGTTCCCAATCTCAAG GTGGGAACAGTTCTTCTCACTTGTGCATTCTTCTATGACATTTTTTGGGTATTTGTTTCCAAATGGTTGTTCCACAAGAGTGTTATGATAGAG GTTGCACGTGGTGATAATAGCGGAGAAGATGGAATTCCCATGTTACTGAAAATCCCACGAATGTTTGATCCTTGGGGTGGCTACAGCATCATTGGGTTTGGCGACATAATTTTACCAGGATTAGTAGTAGCATTTTCATTAAG GTATGACTGGCTTTGTAATAAGAGTCTTCGAGCTGGTTATTTCCTGTGGACTATGATTGCTTACGGTTTAG gtttatttgtaaCATATGTGGCTCTGAACTTGATGGATGGGCATGGTCAACCTGCTTTGCTATATATAGTTCCTTGCACATTAG GCACGTTTTTGATGTTGGGAAAGAAAAGAGGTGAGTTGAAGCATCTATGGACAAGAGGAGAACCAGATAGGCCTTGCCCTCATATCCGACTTCAACCGGCAGAGTAA